A stretch of the Clostridium fungisolvens genome encodes the following:
- a CDS encoding alpha/beta-type small acid-soluble spore protein codes for MREKVNELDTKSEQAKELGIELPKDGYWGNTSSKVCGMIGGAEGGNFTKNAVQSFEEMLIKKNK; via the coding sequence ATGAGAGAAAAAGTAAATGAATTAGATACAAAGTCAGAACAAGCTAAAGAATTAGGAATAGAGTTACCTAAGGATGGCTATTGGGGCAACACAAGTTCTAAAGTATGCGGTATGATAGGCGGTGCTGAAGGAGGCAACTTCACTAAAAATGCAGTTCAATCTTTTGAAGAAATGTTAATCAAAAAGAATAAATAA
- a CDS encoding C1 family peptidase, with protein sequence MDIKTRLKNYGLWISVIALVPMVCKAFGLTILPDNYNEIATGILGILVLLGILNNPTTETNGFKDDKGSGNKKGKPIRKYNLKEDKVDKRDYYFKNHILSKSVQLPKSIDLREKMPPIYDQGALGSCTANAGCANKSYFINNRLQFSRLFLYYKERLIEGTIYQDSGASIRDICIALTKYGVCEEDFFPYDTTKFTQMPSLLADKNALRYTINSYHRITSVEEVKQALANLLPVLLGINVYESFEKVGKNGIVPMPGNFESVLGGHAVLLVGYVDGATTINNTPQKLCDFIRKKTSSQGYFILRNSWGTDFGDKGYMYLPYEVFEKIKNDIWVIFQ encoded by the coding sequence ATGGATATTAAGACGAGATTAAAAAATTATGGATTATGGATTTCAGTAATAGCATTAGTTCCTATGGTTTGTAAAGCCTTTGGATTAACTATACTGCCTGATAATTATAATGAAATTGCAACTGGAATTTTAGGTATACTCGTGCTTTTGGGTATATTGAATAATCCTACAACTGAAACTAATGGTTTTAAAGATGATAAAGGAAGTGGAAATAAAAAAGGTAAACCTATAAGAAAGTATAATTTAAAAGAGGATAAAGTTGATAAAAGAGATTACTATTTTAAGAATCATATTCTTTCAAAATCTGTACAATTGCCTAAATCAATAGATTTAAGAGAAAAAATGCCACCTATATATGATCAAGGGGCACTTGGGTCTTGCACTGCTAATGCAGGATGTGCTAACAAGTCATACTTCATAAACAACAGATTACAGTTTTCAAGGTTATTCCTTTACTATAAAGAAAGATTAATTGAAGGGACCATATATCAGGATAGTGGGGCTTCAATAAGAGATATATGTATTGCTTTAACAAAGTATGGTGTATGTGAGGAGGACTTCTTTCCTTATGACACTACTAAATTTACACAAATGCCTTCATTACTAGCTGATAAAAATGCACTCCGATATACTATAAACTCGTATCATAGAATTACTTCTGTGGAAGAAGTTAAGCAAGCTTTAGCTAATTTACTCCCAGTATTGCTTGGAATAAATGTTTATGAAAGCTTTGAGAAAGTTGGGAAAAACGGTATTGTACCTATGCCTGGAAATTTTGAATCAGTTCTAGGAGGTCATGCTGTACTTTTAGTAGGATACGTTGATGGTGCAACAACAATCAACAATACACCACAAAAACTATGTGATTTTATAAGAAAGAAAACAAGCTCACAAGGGTATTTCATTCTTAGAAATTCATGGGGAACTGATTTTGGAGATAAAGGTTATATGTATCTTCCTTATGAGGTTTTTGAGAAAATTAAGAATGATATATGGGTGATATTTCAATAG
- a CDS encoding TetR/AcrR family transcriptional regulator, translated as MGYIKVKKAALKVFAQKGFDGTTVKEIATESGLKPSSIYSHFSSKEELFMIIWEECMKKASMSIKPLIDYVGTAEDFDAKEILYKHYNTIISHFTKNREDYLFLKQASLFANAKETVNNEIYSNFMINSRSIEFYAKFFSKLKNENRIIDESNENLFYTYIAAMLGYLEQSVIYNIPLDKKFSDRLWEGFWKSIEK; from the coding sequence ATGGGATACATAAAGGTAAAAAAAGCAGCGTTAAAGGTATTTGCTCAAAAAGGATTCGATGGAACAACAGTAAAAGAAATAGCAACTGAATCAGGGCTAAAACCATCGTCTATATACTCTCATTTTTCTAGCAAAGAAGAATTGTTTATGATTATATGGGAGGAATGTATGAAAAAGGCCTCAATGTCGATAAAGCCATTAATTGACTATGTGGGAACAGCTGAAGACTTCGATGCTAAAGAAATTCTTTACAAGCACTATAATACTATAATTTCTCATTTTACTAAGAATAGAGAAGATTATCTTTTCCTAAAGCAGGCATCATTATTTGCCAATGCTAAAGAAACTGTTAATAATGAAATCTACTCTAACTTTATGATCAATTCTAGAAGTATAGAATTTTACGCAAAATTTTTTTCTAAATTGAAAAATGAAAATAGAATAATTGATGAAAGTAATGAAAATTTATTTTATACATATATTGCCGCAATGTTAGGTTATCTTGAGCAGAGCGTAATTTACAATATCCCTTTAGATAAAAAGTTTTCAGATAGACTTTGGGAAGGATTTTGGAAAAGTATAGAGAAATAA
- a CDS encoding methyl-accepting chemotaxis protein — MKKWLGNLKLSTKIVNLVVIISIFIAATGYLGLRNMNKINSNATVMHDYSLKNINQINKFRQAYSDIRTDLLNMAYKEKKDPGEAEEIVKEIDDLTKQSNDMFAAIKASSESVRKYKSKEDGEKDKQILDNIESSSRQYLEAGKKISEYASAGDYTSAMAQMSSTSKIRDSLFNSLNDLSAVSINEADQIYASNNATYSSSKIQIIVISAFAFVIALSLGLIIATMISNKLKKVVVFAEDLGKGILDADIDIDSKDEIGNLAKDLNRAKDNMKVLISEIIYGCSDISSASEQLSATSQEVASKMQVVNESTEQITRGIQDLSATTEEISASTQEIGNTTNDLADKAEKSFKSAVEIKKRAEEVKAKATNSLEEGTKIYTSNRNNIIKSIEDGKVVSEIGIMAKSIGEIAEQTNLLALNAAIEAARAGEMGKGFAVVADEVRGLAEQSSQAVANINSLIERVQQAFLNLSKSGQDVLKYLEDDVKPTYQLFMDTGIQYEKDAEFVNMMASDIASASKQMKEVIEQVAFALENLSSTATESAISSEDILISINEVTHSVTEVSTSSQSQAGTAQALTELANQFKV; from the coding sequence ATGAAAAAATGGTTAGGAAATTTAAAACTTTCAACAAAAATAGTGAACTTAGTTGTTATTATTTCGATTTTTATAGCAGCGACAGGATATTTAGGTCTTAGAAATATGAATAAGATAAATTCTAATGCCACGGTAATGCATGATTATAGTTTAAAGAATATTAATCAAATTAATAAGTTTAGGCAAGCTTATTCGGATATAAGAACAGATTTATTAAATATGGCTTATAAAGAAAAAAAAGATCCAGGCGAGGCTGAGGAAATTGTAAAAGAGATTGATGATTTAACAAAGCAGAGCAATGATATGTTTGCAGCAATAAAGGCAAGCAGTGAAAGTGTAAGGAAATATAAAAGCAAAGAAGATGGTGAAAAGGATAAGCAAATATTAGATAACATAGAAAGCTCCTCTAGGCAGTATTTAGAGGCAGGAAAAAAGATAAGTGAGTATGCTTCAGCGGGAGATTATACATCAGCAATGGCGCAAATGTCTAGCACATCTAAAATTAGAGATAGCCTATTTAATAGTTTAAATGACTTAAGCGCTGTTTCTATAAATGAAGCAGATCAGATTTATGCCTCAAATAATGCTACATACAGCAGTTCGAAAATACAGATAATAGTTATATCTGCATTTGCATTTGTTATTGCACTATCATTAGGATTGATTATTGCAACTATGATTTCAAATAAACTAAAGAAGGTAGTAGTTTTTGCAGAAGACTTAGGGAAAGGTATATTGGATGCAGATATAGATATTGATTCGAAAGATGAAATAGGAAATCTTGCTAAAGATTTAAATAGAGCTAAGGATAATATGAAGGTACTTATATCTGAAATTATATATGGGTGTAGTGATATAAGCTCTGCAAGTGAGCAGTTATCTGCAACTTCTCAGGAAGTTGCATCAAAGATGCAAGTTGTAAATGAATCTACTGAACAGATAACAAGAGGAATACAAGATTTAAGTGCAACTACTGAAGAGATCAGCGCATCAACTCAAGAGATAGGAAATACAACAAATGATTTAGCCGATAAGGCAGAAAAGAGCTTTAAATCTGCTGTAGAAATAAAGAAGAGAGCAGAAGAGGTTAAGGCAAAGGCTACAAATAGTCTTGAAGAAGGAACAAAAATATACACAAGTAACAGAAACAATATCATAAAATCAATTGAAGACGGAAAAGTAGTAAGTGAAATAGGAATCATGGCAAAATCAATAGGAGAAATTGCAGAACAAACTAATCTTTTAGCTTTAAATGCAGCAATTGAGGCTGCAAGAGCTGGAGAAATGGGTAAAGGTTTTGCAGTGGTAGCAGATGAGGTTAGAGGACTTGCAGAACAATCATCTCAAGCTGTTGCAAATATAAATTCACTTATAGAGAGAGTTCAACAGGCTTTCCTAAACTTATCTAAAAGTGGACAAGATGTTCTTAAATACCTTGAAGATGATGTTAAGCCAACCTATCAATTGTTTATGGATACAGGTATACAATATGAAAAGGATGCTGAGTTTGTAAATATGATGGCTAGTGATATTGCATCTGCATCAAAGCAGATGAAGGAAGTTATAGAGCAGGTAGCCTTTGCTCTAGAAAATTTATCATCTACTGCTACGGAATCAGCAATAAGTTCTGAAGATATATTAATAAGTATTAATGAAGTTACTCATTCAGTAACAGAAGTATCAACATCTTCTCAAAGCCAGGCTGGAACGGCTCAAGCTTTAACTGAACTGGCAAATCAGTTTAAGGTTTAG
- a CDS encoding AAA family ATPase: MDRIICIVGESGSGKSTIAEELSKKNYNYIQSYTTRKQRYEGEKGHIFVDYEAYIESTITNDQKSNIIAYTYFDGNHYWANRQQYRDKGASIYIVDPIGVRELKEEVKDAEIIVIYLNADEKVRYNRMCRRKYNEDNLYDEEIYMRIKHDKNAFKVIRCDYVVDSNRELEEVLSDVETIIESMDKSNV, from the coding sequence ATGGATAGGATAATTTGTATAGTTGGTGAAAGTGGAAGTGGAAAATCAACTATAGCAGAAGAACTTTCAAAAAAGAATTATAATTATATACAAAGTTATACTACAAGAAAACAGAGATATGAAGGAGAAAAAGGACACATATTTGTTGACTATGAGGCTTATATAGAAAGCACTATAACTAATGATCAGAAATCTAATATAATAGCCTATACATATTTTGATGGAAATCATTACTGGGCAAACAGGCAGCAATATAGAGATAAGGGTGCATCAATTTATATTGTAGATCCAATTGGTGTTCGTGAACTGAAGGAAGAAGTAAAGGATGCTGAAATAATAGTTATATATTTGAATGCAGATGAAAAGGTTCGTTATAACAGGATGTGTAGAAGAAAGTATAATGAGGATAACCTGTATGACGAAGAAATATATATGAGAATAAAACATGATAAAAATGCATTTAAAGTGATAAGATGTGATTATGTTGTTGATTCTAACAGAGAGTTAGAAGAGGTATTATCTGATGTAGAAACAATAATTGAAAGCATGGATAAAAGTAACGTTTAA